A section of the Streptomyces sp. NBC_01591 genome encodes:
- a CDS encoding transposase, translated as MPAPRKYPLELRERAVRMYRTAEPKPVIRRMAEELGVHHEALRNWIRQAEADAGERDDLLTTAEREELAALRKENAQLKRANEVLRTASAFSRPSSTRPGPGDGAR; from the coding sequence ATGCCTGCGCCGAGAAAGTACCCGCTGGAGTTGCGTGAGCGTGCGGTCCGGATGTACCGGACCGCCGAGCCGAAGCCCGTGATCCGCCGCATGGCCGAGGAACTCGGCGTGCACCACGAGGCCCTGCGCAACTGGATCCGCCAGGCCGAGGCCGACGCCGGCGAACGCGACGACCTGCTCACCACCGCCGAGCGTGAGGAGCTTGCCGCCCTGCGCAAGGAGAATGCCCAGCTCAAGCGTGCGAATGAGGTCCTGCGGACGGCCTCGGCTTTTTCGCGGCCCAGCTCGACCCGACCCGGCCCAGGTGACGGCGCTCGTTGA
- a CDS encoding helix-turn-helix domain-containing protein, with amino-acid sequence MSADSPHEVGERIAARRRARRLTQTSLAAASHVSYATVRAVERGARRPSDEVLEAIAATLEVDATQLRTGYVGTERRVHRALPELSSMIAGYEIPQGSPARRPDELAEASDSAVTWRLGAQYGRIADAIPSLLGDAIRYVHTARSTEHRAAARVLAAAARTADADCVQVRRARSFRAAD; translated from the coding sequence ATGTCCGCCGACTCCCCGCACGAGGTCGGTGAGCGGATCGCCGCACGTCGCCGCGCACGTCGCCTCACCCAGACCAGTCTCGCCGCTGCCTCCCACGTCTCCTACGCCACTGTCCGAGCCGTCGAGCGCGGCGCGAGGCGGCCGAGTGACGAAGTACTCGAAGCGATTGCAGCCACCCTTGAGGTGGACGCCACGCAGCTGCGCACGGGGTACGTCGGCACCGAGCGTCGTGTCCACCGGGCCCTCCCGGAACTGTCGTCGATGATCGCTGGGTACGAGATCCCGCAGGGCTCTCCAGCGCGGAGACCGGACGAACTCGCGGAAGCGAGCGATTCGGCAGTGACCTGGCGGCTCGGTGCTCAGTACGGCCGGATCGCAGATGCCATCCCGAGTCTCCTCGGCGACGCCATCCGGTACGTCCACACCGCGCGCAGCACTGAGCATCGGGCCGCTGCCAGAGTGTTGGCTGCTGCCGCCCGAACCGCCGACGCGGATTGCGTTCAAGTACGGCGCGCACGATCTTTCCGCGCGGCTGATTGA
- a CDS encoding transposase: protein MPRDVRQWLPPEHLCWKVLDVVEVLDLSAFENSYRDDGRGGVAYPPASLIALLLYCYSKGVRSSRRIGQACWDDVGCRIITANRRVDHSTVARFVRRHRAALNSLFVQVLSLCGRRGLVDLSAVAVDGSPMEANASRDANQRLQRLEGTISQCEKEIRTLMEDVVDHALSVEADGSAAQGDGEDPCDNWPRLSRLCDRLTRAHTARDRLHERAMPSPTEIRVKVEAAERMVARAEMRLAAETEAHQEKLKKYEFRVQEDRAAGRRGANGRPPVPMEHKTVLVRQRTRLVKMRAWLERAHAPRPVPSPDSRACLSDPDSRLIPGKRGGYLQGYNIQIVCARRQFLLAIEAHDNPSDRTALVPMVKKTQHNHQAARLPGDIQLWLADSGYASATSFEALADLPLLVSVTSDTDQAGFPAKRQQAPAGQQDMAARLATPTGRAQYRQRSALVEPGFAQFFQRIGRHLNYRGRQAVDAEIKLLGTVHNLNKLINHTPKNRS, encoded by the coding sequence ATGCCGCGGGATGTCCGGCAGTGGCTGCCGCCCGAGCACCTGTGCTGGAAGGTGCTCGACGTCGTCGAGGTTCTTGACCTGTCGGCGTTCGAGAACAGCTACCGTGACGACGGGCGGGGCGGGGTGGCCTACCCTCCCGCGAGCCTGATTGCGTTGCTCCTGTACTGCTACAGCAAGGGAGTGCGCTCCTCCCGTCGCATCGGGCAGGCTTGCTGGGACGACGTGGGCTGCCGAATCATCACCGCGAACCGCCGAGTGGACCACTCCACCGTCGCGCGGTTCGTACGACGCCACCGTGCCGCCTTGAACTCGCTGTTCGTCCAGGTGTTGTCGCTGTGTGGCCGACGTGGCCTGGTCGATCTTTCGGCGGTGGCCGTGGACGGCTCACCGATGGAGGCGAATGCCTCACGCGACGCCAACCAGCGGCTCCAGCGCCTGGAGGGGACCATCTCCCAGTGCGAGAAAGAGATCCGCACGCTGATGGAGGATGTAGTCGACCACGCGCTGAGCGTCGAGGCCGACGGCTCGGCAGCACAGGGCGATGGCGAGGACCCGTGCGATAACTGGCCTCGCCTGTCCCGGCTGTGCGACCGGCTCACCCGCGCGCACACGGCCAGGGACAGACTGCATGAACGGGCTATGCCTTCACCTACCGAGATCCGGGTCAAGGTCGAAGCCGCCGAGCGGATGGTGGCCCGCGCGGAGATGCGCCTGGCCGCCGAGACCGAGGCGCACCAGGAGAAGCTGAAGAAGTACGAGTTCCGCGTCCAAGAGGACCGGGCGGCAGGACGTCGTGGAGCGAACGGACGGCCGCCGGTCCCGATGGAGCACAAGACCGTCCTCGTTCGCCAGCGAACGCGACTGGTGAAGATGCGGGCCTGGCTGGAGCGGGCCCACGCACCCCGACCGGTCCCCTCCCCGGATTCCCGTGCCTGCCTGAGCGATCCCGACTCCCGGCTGATTCCCGGCAAACGCGGTGGCTACCTGCAGGGATACAACATCCAGATCGTGTGCGCCCGCCGTCAATTCTTGCTGGCCATCGAAGCGCACGACAATCCCTCGGACAGGACGGCCCTCGTTCCGATGGTGAAGAAGACCCAGCACAATCACCAGGCCGCACGGCTCCCCGGCGACATCCAACTCTGGCTCGCTGACAGCGGGTACGCTTCCGCCACGTCCTTCGAGGCCCTCGCTGACCTCCCGCTACTGGTCTCGGTCACCAGCGATACCGACCAGGCAGGCTTTCCCGCGAAACGTCAGCAGGCCCCTGCCGGCCAGCAGGACATGGCGGCCCGCCTCGCCACCCCAACGGGACGGGCCCAGTACCGTCAACGAAGTGCCCTGGTCGAGCCGGGATTCGCCCAGTTCTTCCAACGGATCGGACGACACCTCAACTACCGCGGCCGCCAAGCGGTGGACGCCGAGATCAAGCTCCTCGGCACGGTGCACAACCTCAACAAGCTCATCAATCACACACCCAAGAATCGCTCTTGA
- a CDS encoding IS110 family transposase, with protein sequence MTVTCGIDWASDHHDVALIDHEGTLLSRARINDDLEGLHQLLSLLTAHGDSANTLIPVAIETSRGLLVACLRATGRPVYAINPMAAARYRDRHTVTRKKSDHLDAMVLANILRTDKAAHRPLPDDSELARAIAVLARAQQDAVWDRTQAGNKLRSHLRECFPGFLATFQHNREGISSNVARVLLAAAPTPEQAARLTRVQLRSLLKRAGRQRGIEAEAERLRDALRIPQMRQPPQVEQAMGRQAIALLRQLDAACTSVDDLAEATVESFDTHPDAEVITSFPGLGALTGARVLAEIGDDRSRFTDARGLKAFAGAAPVTRASGRSLAVMARRVKNQRLASVGYVWAFASLTASPGARAHYDRRRADGDRHTAAQRNLFNRMLGCLHHCLTKRTRYDELAAFPAPSTPQLTIAA encoded by the coding sequence ATGACCGTCACCTGCGGAATCGACTGGGCCAGCGACCACCACGATGTCGCTCTGATCGACCACGAGGGCACCTTGTTATCCAGGGCCCGAATCAACGACGACCTCGAGGGCCTGCACCAGCTCCTCAGTCTCCTCACCGCTCACGGCGACAGCGCGAACACCCTGATTCCTGTCGCGATCGAGACCTCCCGCGGCCTCCTTGTGGCCTGCCTGCGAGCCACCGGCCGGCCCGTCTACGCGATCAACCCGATGGCCGCCGCACGCTACCGCGACCGGCATACGGTCACCCGCAAGAAGTCCGACCACCTCGACGCCATGGTGCTCGCGAACATCTTGCGCACGGACAAGGCCGCCCACCGGCCGCTGCCCGACGACAGCGAACTCGCCCGCGCTATAGCCGTCCTGGCCCGCGCTCAGCAGGACGCGGTCTGGGACCGCACCCAAGCGGGCAACAAACTCCGCTCCCACCTGCGCGAATGCTTCCCCGGCTTCCTCGCGACCTTCCAGCACAACCGCGAAGGAATCAGCAGCAACGTCGCCCGCGTCCTCCTGGCCGCGGCCCCCACACCCGAACAGGCGGCCAGGCTCACCCGCGTCCAGCTGCGCTCGCTCCTGAAAAGGGCCGGCCGCCAACGCGGCATCGAGGCGGAAGCCGAACGGCTCCGAGACGCACTGCGCATCCCGCAGATGCGCCAGCCTCCGCAGGTCGAGCAGGCCATGGGCCGCCAGGCCATCGCCCTGCTCAGACAACTTGATGCCGCCTGCACCAGTGTCGACGACCTCGCCGAAGCGACGGTGGAGTCTTTTGACACGCACCCGGACGCCGAGGTCATCACCAGCTTTCCAGGGCTCGGGGCTCTCACCGGCGCCCGGGTGCTCGCCGAGATCGGTGACGACCGATCCCGCTTCACCGACGCTAGAGGGCTCAAGGCCTTCGCCGGAGCCGCACCGGTCACCCGGGCGTCCGGCAGGAGCCTCGCGGTCATGGCCCGACGGGTCAAGAACCAGCGTCTGGCCTCGGTCGGCTATGTCTGGGCCTTCGCCAGCCTGACCGCTTCACCCGGAGCCCGGGCCCACTACGACCGGCGGCGAGCCGATGGAGACCGTCACACTGCCGCTCAGCGCAACCTCTTCAACCGCATGCTCGGCTGCCTCCACCACTGCCTTACCAAGCGAACCCGCTATGACGAGCTCGCCGCGTTCCCCGCACCGTCAACCCCACAACTCACCATCGCCGCTTGA
- a CDS encoding FAD-dependent oxidoreductase, with product MVRESMMRVAVVGSGALGAAAADELVRRGLSVVVCTAEESRPPVTDVAFGWLNSHGSAAEPPSGARDRDELARSLGVLRNVTATRPLRGVITWNGAVSWASTAAATARFAEQSGPGVATVEAEALRQILPGLRVPPPVVAHASDEGMVEPDDLRRAFLARARAGGATVVAARVDRIRARRAGGYELQGTGVALVVDRIVLACGTGLPALAEQLGEHIEVPGVPAARFTFIAPELRLDRVVSTPAFEIRPSARHGFVGAEDVVPGETETATRARVRASLSAVREAFGLPREPVLGDVTIGVRPIPAGDGVLCAPLASTPGVVALAAHPGVTLAASLALRAAEQLGGLSP from the coding sequence ATGGTTCGGGAGAGCATGATGCGCGTCGCCGTGGTCGGCTCGGGCGCGCTGGGAGCGGCGGCGGCGGACGAGCTCGTGCGCCGCGGCCTGTCCGTCGTGGTCTGCACGGCGGAGGAGTCGCGGCCGCCGGTGACGGATGTGGCGTTCGGCTGGCTCAACTCGCACGGGTCGGCGGCGGAACCGCCGTCGGGCGCGCGCGATCGGGACGAGCTCGCCCGGTCGCTCGGCGTGCTGCGCAATGTCACGGCGACGCGGCCGTTGCGCGGCGTCATCACCTGGAACGGCGCCGTGAGCTGGGCATCGACCGCAGCCGCAACGGCTCGATTCGCCGAGCAATCGGGTCCCGGCGTCGCGACCGTCGAGGCGGAGGCTCTGAGACAGATCCTTCCCGGCCTGCGGGTGCCGCCGCCGGTCGTCGCGCACGCGAGCGACGAGGGCATGGTCGAGCCGGACGACCTGCGCCGCGCGTTCCTCGCCCGCGCGCGGGCCGGCGGGGCCACCGTCGTCGCCGCTCGGGTGGATCGCATCCGGGCGCGGCGGGCGGGCGGCTATGAGCTGCAGGGCACCGGAGTGGCACTCGTCGTCGATCGGATCGTACTCGCCTGCGGGACGGGCCTGCCCGCCCTCGCGGAGCAGCTCGGCGAGCACATCGAAGTGCCCGGTGTCCCGGCCGCGCGCTTCACCTTCATCGCGCCGGAACTACGCCTGGACCGGGTGGTGTCCACGCCGGCTTTCGAGATCCGGCCGTCCGCCCGGCATGGCTTCGTCGGCGCCGAGGACGTGGTCCCGGGCGAGACGGAGACGGCGACGCGAGCGCGGGTACGTGCGTCCCTGAGTGCCGTAAGGGAGGCGTTCGGACTGCCGCGGGAACCGGTGCTGGGGGACGTGACCATAGGGGTCCGCCCGATCCCGGCTGGCGACGGCGTGCTCTGCGCACCGCTGGCGAGCACTCCGGGGGTCGTCGCACTGGCTGCGCACCCCGGGGTGACGCTCGCGGCCTCGCTGGCGCTGCGTGCGGCGGAACAACTCGGGGGGCTTTCCCCTTGA
- a CDS encoding TetR/AcrR family transcriptional regulator, whose translation MTRAEAKERNRRALLDAAFQVVSRDGYRAKLDEIAERADLTTGAIYSLFGSKNGLVVALVVDYLRPYYEEIEQAVPVGLDLLEAVDAFARHYRRSCDAPDALSRQSLQITLLDMALHDPDLGTQLATSIRSQENHLIALFTGRSHHGSVVTAHQAQRLTTALRALFVGLGQGVTLGLAHGADEQYFADTARALASDMSLIDHDADAS comes from the coding sequence ATGACGAGAGCGGAGGCCAAGGAACGCAACCGCCGCGCCTTGCTGGACGCCGCGTTCCAGGTCGTTTCCCGGGACGGGTACCGGGCCAAGCTTGATGAGATCGCCGAGCGCGCCGACCTGACCACCGGCGCCATCTACTCACTGTTCGGGAGCAAGAACGGCCTGGTGGTCGCCCTCGTCGTCGACTACCTGCGGCCGTACTACGAAGAGATCGAGCAGGCGGTTCCAGTCGGGCTGGATTTGCTCGAAGCGGTCGATGCCTTCGCCAGGCACTACCGGCGTAGTTGTGACGCCCCCGACGCGCTGTCTCGCCAGTCGCTCCAGATCACCTTGCTGGATATGGCCCTGCATGACCCCGATCTGGGGACCCAGCTCGCCACGTCCATCCGATCGCAGGAGAACCACCTCATCGCGCTGTTCACCGGAAGATCGCACCATGGGAGCGTCGTGACGGCGCATCAAGCACAGCGTTTGACCACCGCACTCAGGGCACTGTTCGTCGGCCTCGGCCAGGGCGTCACCCTCGGCCTCGCCCACGGTGCCGACGAGCAGTACTTCGCCGACACCGCCCGCGCTCTGGCATCCGACATGTCCCTCATCGATCACGATGCGGATGCTTCGTGA
- a CDS encoding IS3 family transposase — translation MDEAFTSVEVQLGITAACRLTGRSRATHYRRLRPPPPRRTRAPQMQPSALTAEERSAVLELMNGDEYAELAPAQIWARELDAGRYHCSVSTMYRILREQDQSGERRRQATHPAKAVPELVATGPSQVFTWDITKAAGPAKGVWYHAYVIIDIFSRYIVGHTVERAESAVRAEELIRETIARNGIVPQTVHADRGTSMTSKKVSQLLIDLGVTRSHSRPKVSNDNPYSEAQFKTTKYMSDYPERFDSLAHAREWFDAFIAYYNHEHRHSGIGWHTPASVHFGTAEEVRDQRAVTLAEAYARHPERFGRRPRPPEIPQTAWINDPAKRREPAPQTS, via the coding sequence GTGGACGAGGCGTTCACCAGCGTCGAGGTTCAGCTGGGCATCACGGCCGCCTGTCGGCTGACCGGCCGCTCCCGCGCCACGCATTACCGTCGGCTCCGGCCCCCACCACCACGCAGAACACGTGCCCCACAGATGCAGCCGTCGGCCCTGACGGCCGAAGAGCGTTCTGCGGTACTCGAGTTGATGAACGGCGACGAGTACGCCGAGCTGGCGCCCGCGCAGATCTGGGCCCGCGAGCTGGATGCCGGGCGCTATCACTGCTCCGTCTCGACGATGTACCGGATCCTGCGCGAGCAGGATCAGTCCGGTGAGCGCCGACGGCAGGCCACCCATCCCGCCAAGGCGGTGCCCGAGCTGGTCGCCACCGGGCCCTCGCAGGTGTTCACCTGGGACATCACCAAGGCGGCCGGGCCGGCCAAGGGCGTCTGGTATCACGCCTACGTGATCATCGACATCTTCAGCCGGTATATCGTCGGCCACACCGTCGAGCGAGCCGAATCAGCTGTGCGGGCCGAGGAGCTGATCCGCGAGACCATCGCCCGCAACGGCATCGTGCCCCAGACCGTGCACGCGGACCGCGGCACCTCGATGACGTCGAAGAAGGTCTCCCAACTACTGATCGATCTGGGCGTGACGCGGTCGCACTCGAGGCCGAAGGTCTCCAACGACAACCCTTACAGCGAGGCCCAGTTCAAGACCACGAAGTACATGTCGGATTATCCTGAACGGTTCGATTCGCTGGCCCACGCCCGCGAGTGGTTCGACGCGTTCATCGCGTATTACAACCATGAGCACCGGCACTCGGGTATCGGCTGGCACACACCAGCCTCCGTCCACTTCGGGACCGCCGAGGAAGTCCGCGACCAGCGCGCGGTCACCCTCGCCGAGGCATACGCCCGCCACCCCGAACGCTTCGGCCGCCGCCCCAGACCACCCGAGATACCCCAGACGGCCTGGATCAACGACCCGGCCAAACGCAGGGAACCCGCACCACAAACCTCATAG
- a CDS encoding FMN-binding glutamate synthase family protein — protein sequence MRARSIGAAAATALALVAARDLVQKKHALLRNFPVIGHARYLLETIGPELRQYVVTSNEEERPFSRDQRTWIYASAKEENNYFGFGTDVDVEHVQGHAYVKQRTFADTLPDLHDPQAPLPSAKVLGGPRGRAKAFRPTSVVNISAMSFGSLSGAAITALNKGAALAGAMQNTGEGGLSQYHRNGGDLILQIGTSYFGCRNEDGTFNLDKLKAVVAGAPVKAIEIKLSQGAKPGLGGMLPGAKVTPEIARIRGIPVGKDCASPSRHTAFHDVDSMLDFVELLATETGLPVGIKSAVGEMSFWQELATLMARGDRGVDFVTIDGGEGGTGAAPLIFTDSVSLPFRMGFSRVYSTFAERGLTDDLTFTGSGKLGLPENAAVAFALGVDMINVAREAMLSIGCIQAQKCHTDKCPTGIATQDPWLVRGIDAPSKATRAAVYLRTLRKELLKVSGAVGVAHPALITTTDIEIMNGDYDARTLASVYGYKDGWGELGPELAQEITALLTTRPTPFQKPAG from the coding sequence ATGCGCGCTCGGAGCATCGGCGCAGCCGCCGCAACAGCATTGGCGCTGGTGGCTGCCCGCGACCTCGTCCAGAAGAAGCACGCACTGCTCAGAAACTTCCCCGTGATCGGGCACGCCCGGTACCTGTTGGAGACGATCGGGCCGGAACTGCGCCAGTACGTCGTGACGTCCAACGAGGAAGAGCGCCCGTTCAGCCGTGACCAGCGCACCTGGATCTATGCGTCGGCGAAGGAAGAGAACAACTACTTCGGGTTCGGAACCGACGTAGATGTCGAGCATGTGCAAGGGCACGCGTACGTGAAGCAGCGGACGTTCGCCGACACGCTGCCCGATCTGCACGACCCGCAGGCCCCGCTGCCCTCGGCCAAGGTGCTGGGCGGCCCGCGCGGGCGCGCCAAGGCGTTCCGGCCGACGAGCGTCGTGAACATCTCGGCGATGAGCTTCGGATCGCTGTCCGGCGCGGCCATCACGGCGCTCAACAAGGGCGCGGCGCTGGCCGGCGCGATGCAGAACACGGGCGAGGGCGGCCTCTCGCAGTACCACCGCAACGGCGGTGACCTCATCCTCCAGATCGGGACGTCGTACTTCGGTTGCCGCAATGAAGACGGCACCTTCAACCTCGACAAGCTCAAGGCCGTGGTCGCAGGCGCCCCGGTCAAGGCGATAGAGATCAAGCTCTCCCAGGGCGCCAAGCCGGGGCTCGGTGGGATGCTGCCGGGCGCGAAGGTGACCCCCGAGATCGCCAGGATCCGCGGCATCCCGGTCGGCAAGGACTGCGCCTCCCCCTCTCGGCACACCGCGTTCCACGACGTCGACTCGATGCTCGACTTCGTGGAGTTGCTCGCTACCGAGACCGGTCTGCCGGTCGGGATCAAGAGCGCTGTGGGGGAGATGAGCTTCTGGCAGGAGCTGGCCACGCTGATGGCGCGTGGTGATCGCGGCGTCGACTTCGTGACCATCGACGGAGGCGAGGGCGGCACCGGGGCGGCTCCCCTGATCTTCACCGACTCGGTGTCGCTGCCGTTCCGGATGGGCTTCTCCCGCGTCTACAGCACGTTCGCCGAGCGGGGTCTGACCGACGACCTCACCTTCACCGGCTCCGGCAAGCTCGGTCTGCCCGAGAATGCCGCCGTCGCCTTCGCCCTGGGTGTCGACATGATCAACGTCGCCCGCGAGGCAATGCTGTCCATCGGCTGCATCCAGGCGCAGAAATGCCACACCGACAAGTGCCCCACCGGCATCGCCACTCAGGACCCGTGGCTGGTGCGCGGCATCGACGCGCCCTCGAAGGCCACCCGGGCTGCTGTCTACCTGCGCACCCTGCGTAAGGAGCTGCTGAAGGTCTCGGGAGCTGTCGGCGTCGCCCACCCGGCACTCATCACCACCACCGACATCGAGATCATGAACGGCGACTACGACGCCCGCACCCTGGCGAGCGTCTACGGCTACAAGGACGGCTGGGGCGAACTCGGCCCGGAGCTCGCCCAGGAGATCACCGCACTGCTCACCACCAGGCCGACCCCTTTCCAGAAGCCTGCCGGTTGA